One part of the Mya arenaria isolate MELC-2E11 chromosome 3, ASM2691426v1 genome encodes these proteins:
- the LOC128228898 gene encoding hemicentin-1-like — protein sequence MDVKLLFLLLGLSVPCCCEENTIKILPERRRSILAAGDQLNLQCILRSDNTTGVNFVKDGAVIIANNSIGFIITKATIKTSLNVTVTTLTLRKEETSLIDGGTYECATADRDMVSSIVVNVVHLDPVSNHLMLGSNHKVVRLGCFVKASSDLPMAITWTGPNQMHLETASGRFQAFNNGSLLISDPRSEDLGHYMCTVTFYPDLLVERHILKPTAVFLYGGPKIKASSRQMILRKLELLCETSGDSKHVTWYRKGRPIVDDGSVRFLQYRGVWNAKIVAVQKDENDIAVYTCQSNGGVKKLNSHVSKTNVWDVTCDVSGFPVPNVTWTKNGSRIDESANTVYRQLSGVPRAEILVYDLVKHDAGTFACTAANNVTPYTATAEIHLLPEDISEATKDVSHQAGLAVAIELHWKTILGLGFLCIIF from the exons ATGGATGTAAAACTTCTTTTCCTATTACTTGGTTTGTCAGTTCCTTGCTGTTGTGAAG aaaatacaataaaaattcTTCCGGAAAGGAGGAGATCGATTTTGGCGGCTGGTGACCAACTTAATCTGCAATGTATTCTTAGAAGCGACAACACGACAGGAGTAAACTTTGTAAAAGACGGAGCGGTCATTATAGCCAATAATTCTATTGGATTCATT ATCACGAAGGCGACCATCAAAACGTCATTGAATGTTACTGTTACAACACTGACGCTGCGTAAAGAAGAAACGTCTTTGATAGATGGAGGTACTTACGAGTGTGCGACCGCAGATCGAGACATGGTTTCATCAATAGTTGTAAACGTTGTTCACT TGGATCCTGTAAGCAACCACTTGATGCTGGGGTCCAATCACAAGGTAGTCCGACTTGGTTGTTTTGTTAAAGCATCTAGCGATTTGCCGATGGCAATAACATGGACAGGGCCAAACCAAATGCATCTAGAAACGGCTAGCGGACGATTCCAAGCCTTTAACAATGGAAGTTTGCTTATATCAGATCCAA GATCCGAAGATTTAGGGCATTACATGTGCACAGTGACTTTTTACCCAGATTTGCTAGTGGAACGACATATTTTGAAACCGACTGCTGTGTTCTTATATG GTGGGCCAAAAATAAAAGCTTCTTCACGCCAGATGATTCTTCGGAAATTGGAGCTTCTGTGTGAGACAAGTGGAGACAGTAAACATGTAACATGGTACAGGAAGGGACGACCGATTGTTGATGACGGAAGTGTAAGATTCTTGCAATATCGAGGTGTGTGGAATGCTAAGATTGTTGCTGTCCAGAAAGACGAGAACGATATTGCCGTGTATACCTGCCAAAGTAATGGCGGAGTAAAAAAACTGAATTCACACG TAAGTAAAACGAATGTGTGGGACGTCACTTGTGATGTGTCGGGCTTCCCTGTTCCAAACGTGACGTGGACGAAAAATGGCTCTCGCATTGATGAAAGTGCAAACACAGTATATCGTCAACTCTCAGGCGTTCCACGTGCAGAGATCCTTGTTTACGATCTTGTCAAACATGACGCTGGTACCTTCGCATGTACGGCTGCTAACAATGTAACCCCTTACACCGCGACAGCAGAAATTCACCTCCTCCCCGAAG ACATATCGGAAGCCACTAAAGATGTTTCCCACCAAGCCGGTCTCGCTGTTGCAATTGAATTGCACTGGAAAACCATTCTTGGACTTGGatttctttgtattattttttaa